Proteins encoded within one genomic window of Jiangella mangrovi:
- a CDS encoding L-aspartate oxidase — MTERQLSTTVLVIGTGGSGLRAAIEVAEQGVDVLAVGKRPRHDAHTALAAGGINAALGTMDADDSWQQHAADTIKESYLLANPHTVEIVARGAEQGIRDLERYGMAFAREADGRISQRFFGAHTFRRTAFAGDYTGLEIQRTLVHRTEELDIPILDTVYVTRLLVRDNVVFGAYGFDLRDGTRYLIHADAVILAAGGHTRIWRRTSSRRDENTGDAFRLAVEAGGRLRDPELVQFHPSGIIEPENAAGTLISEAARGEGGILRNALGERFMDRYDPDRMELSTRDRVALAAYTEIKEGRGTAKGGVWLDVSHLPRETIMSRLPRVYQTMLEFQMLDITTTPVEVAPTAHYSMGGVWVRPDDHGTGVDGLYAIGEAASGLHGANRLGGNSLIELLVFGRIVGRAAVAHSAGLDAQRRSPDAVAQARAEVDDLLAADGPENVRALQRAIRDTMTEHAGVVRDETGLKAGLAELDHIDARIADVGIHPDIAGFQDLAHAFDLTSSALAARATLEAALERRETRGCHNRADYPQLDPSLQVNLVWSPTAGVVREEIPPVPAEIAALMREVDTAGKLVE; from the coding sequence ATGACTGAACGCCAGCTGTCCACCACCGTCCTCGTCATCGGAACAGGAGGGTCTGGCCTGCGGGCGGCCATCGAGGTCGCCGAGCAGGGCGTCGACGTGCTCGCCGTCGGCAAGCGGCCCCGTCACGACGCCCACACCGCCCTCGCCGCCGGGGGCATCAACGCCGCGCTCGGCACCATGGACGCCGACGACAGCTGGCAGCAGCACGCCGCCGACACGATCAAGGAGAGCTACCTCCTCGCCAACCCGCACACGGTCGAGATCGTCGCGCGCGGCGCCGAGCAGGGCATCCGCGACCTCGAGCGCTACGGCATGGCGTTCGCCCGCGAGGCCGACGGCCGCATCTCGCAGCGCTTCTTCGGCGCCCACACGTTCCGGCGCACCGCGTTCGCCGGCGACTACACAGGGCTGGAGATCCAGCGCACGCTGGTGCACCGCACCGAGGAGCTGGACATCCCGATCCTCGACACCGTGTACGTCACGCGCCTGCTCGTGCGCGACAACGTCGTGTTCGGCGCGTACGGCTTCGACCTGCGCGACGGCACGCGCTACCTGATCCACGCCGACGCGGTCATCCTGGCGGCCGGCGGCCACACCCGCATCTGGCGCCGAACGTCCTCACGCCGCGACGAGAACACCGGCGACGCGTTCCGGCTGGCCGTCGAGGCAGGCGGGCGGCTGCGCGATCCCGAGCTGGTGCAGTTCCACCCGTCGGGCATCATCGAGCCCGAGAACGCGGCCGGCACGCTGATCTCCGAGGCCGCGCGCGGCGAGGGCGGCATCCTGCGCAACGCGCTCGGCGAGCGGTTCATGGACCGCTACGACCCCGACCGCATGGAGCTGTCGACCCGCGACCGCGTCGCGCTGGCCGCGTACACCGAGATCAAGGAGGGCCGCGGCACCGCCAAGGGCGGCGTCTGGCTCGACGTGTCGCACCTGCCGCGCGAGACGATCATGAGCCGGCTGCCGCGCGTCTACCAGACCATGCTCGAGTTCCAGATGCTCGACATCACCACCACCCCGGTCGAGGTCGCGCCGACGGCGCACTACTCCATGGGCGGCGTGTGGGTCCGGCCCGACGACCACGGCACCGGCGTCGACGGCCTCTACGCCATCGGCGAGGCGGCCAGCGGGCTGCACGGCGCCAACCGGCTCGGCGGCAACTCGCTGATCGAGCTGCTGGTCTTCGGGCGCATCGTGGGCCGGGCCGCCGTCGCGCACTCCGCCGGCCTCGACGCCCAGCGACGCTCGCCCGACGCCGTCGCCCAGGCCCGGGCCGAGGTCGACGACCTGCTGGCCGCCGACGGTCCCGAGAACGTGCGCGCCCTGCAGCGGGCCATCCGCGACACCATGACCGAGCACGCCGGCGTCGTCCGCGACGAGACGGGACTGAAGGCCGGGCTGGCCGAGCTCGACCACATCGACGCGCGCATCGCCGACGTCGGCATCCACCCCGACATCGCCGGGTTCCAGGACCTCGCGCACGCCTTCGACCTGACGTCGTCGGCGCTGGCCGCCCGGGCGACGCTCGAGGCCGCACTCGAACGGCGCGAGACCCGCGGCTGCCACAACCGCGCCGATTACCCGCAGCTCGACCCGTCGCTGCAGGTCAACCTCGTGTGGTCGCCCACGGCGGGCGTGGTCCGCGAAGAGATCCCGCCGGTGCCGGCCGAGATCGCCGCGCTCATGCGCGAGGTCGACACCGCGGGCAAGCTCGTCGAGTAG
- a CDS encoding IS256 family transposase, which produces MTVRTSIDPARLLEEQLAQASPDLLRELLQTFINTLLSAEADAVCGAQYGTTSPERVNRRNGYRHRDFDTRAGTIDVAVPKLRQGSYFPEWLLERRKRAERALTSVVATCYLLGVSTRRMDKLVQSLGITALSKSQVSEMAKDLDAHVEQFRTRSLADAGPFTFVAADALVLKVREGGRVVAVHALVATGVNADGHREILGIHVTTSEDGAGWLAFCRDLTARGLTGVKLVTSDAHRGLTSAIEATLPGAAWQRCRTHYAANLMSATPKNSWGWVKALLHSIYDQPDAESVHAQFDRVVDALTEKLPAVADHLEHARADILAFTAFPKEIWRQIWSNNPNERLNREIRRRTDVVGIFPDRPSIIRLVGAVLAEQHDEWAEGRRYLGLDVLTRSQAVATAEQEVTDEELTLQAITA; this is translated from the coding sequence ATGACCGTCAGGACCAGTATCGACCCTGCCCGCCTGCTCGAGGAACAGCTGGCCCAGGCCAGCCCGGATCTGTTGCGCGAGTTGCTGCAGACGTTCATCAACACGCTGTTGTCGGCCGAGGCTGACGCGGTGTGTGGTGCGCAGTACGGCACGACCAGCCCGGAGCGGGTGAACCGGCGGAACGGCTACCGGCACCGCGACTTCGACACCCGTGCCGGCACGATCGATGTCGCGGTGCCCAAGCTGCGTCAGGGGTCCTACTTCCCCGAGTGGCTGCTCGAGCGCAGGAAGCGGGCCGAGCGGGCACTCACCTCGGTGGTGGCGACCTGCTACCTGCTCGGGGTGTCCACCCGGCGGATGGACAAGCTGGTGCAGTCGTTGGGCATCACGGCCCTGTCGAAGTCGCAGGTTTCGGAGATGGCCAAGGACCTCGACGCGCACGTGGAGCAGTTCCGCACCCGCTCGCTGGCCGACGCCGGGCCGTTCACGTTCGTCGCCGCCGACGCACTCGTGCTCAAGGTCCGCGAGGGTGGCCGGGTCGTCGCAGTCCACGCGCTGGTCGCGACCGGCGTGAACGCCGACGGGCACCGCGAGATCCTCGGCATCCACGTGACCACCAGCGAGGACGGCGCCGGCTGGCTCGCCTTCTGCAGAGATCTGACCGCCCGCGGCCTCACGGGGGTCAAGCTCGTCACGTCCGATGCCCACCGCGGGCTGACCTCCGCGATCGAGGCGACTCTGCCGGGTGCGGCCTGGCAACGCTGCCGCACCCACTACGCCGCCAACCTCATGTCAGCGACACCGAAGAACTCGTGGGGCTGGGTCAAGGCCCTGCTGCACTCCATCTACGACCAGCCCGACGCCGAGTCGGTGCATGCCCAGTTCGACCGCGTCGTCGACGCCCTGACCGAGAAACTCCCCGCCGTCGCTGACCACCTCGAACACGCTCGCGCCGACATCCTGGCCTTCACCGCGTTCCCCAAGGAGATCTGGCGACAAATCTGGTCGAACAACCCCAACGAGCGCCTCAACCGCGAGATCCGCCGCCGCACCGACGTGGTCGGGATCTTCCCCGACCGGCCCTCGATCATCCGCCTCGTCGGCGCCGTCCTGGCCGAACAGCACGACGAGTGGGCCGAAGGCCGCCGCTACCTCGGACTCGACGTCCTCACCCGCTCCCAGGCCGTCGCAACAGCCGAGCAGGAGGTGACCGACGAGGAGCTGACCCTGCAAGCCATCACGGCCTGA
- a CDS encoding glycoside hydrolase family 97 catalytic domain-containing protein: protein MIPGSRRRRRPAALAAAAVVVTTSVVASLMTTDIGVVPAQALTTHTVTSPDGEITFAVHEQASGALTYEVTAGTTTIFEESPLGIATSGVDFSTGLAYASQSRTTIDDTYTLPAGTKPSYRDHANELVLSYTKGGQTMRLVVRAYDDGVAYRYELPGGSGAVSITDETSGFRLPAPTGGWAAVWNGNYEQDYVYRSAAGLNDGTELTMPLLASIDDNAYFTVISEANVYNADASYAPSLLKGSQANDGLLNVERTPDQAFPISSTYPFQTPWRAAVIAADLDTLVNSDLVQHLNPPATADADWVKPGRAAWSWFSDGDSAADLDKQKQMVDFAASMGFEYVTVDCCYDPDVDLPAISQYAAQRNVDIFAWVTAEPFATPAQADALVSEHKAYGVVGLKVDFFLNDSQEVMGWYQSIGDAAGEHELMLNFHGSTKPGGENRTWPWVVTSEAVAGTEHYLYPPPTTARLDATFPFVRNPIGGMDYTPTMISLNGSILTQAHTLAQAVVFTSGMVNYSDSAAAYEQWPGRHLMRAVPTVWDETRVVEGFPGDHVTMARRSGDDWFIGAMTDPARTASVPLSFLGSGTYTATIFGDDANGRVSSVTTQQVTSASTLSLPMIATGGAAVHISKTPLAQIGSGDVRYEAEAPGNTLSGGAVTDNCKGCSGGAKVGFLGNGGAVQFNNVMAGVAGTHELTFTYTSGDPRSIQIEVNGSVVGTEALKDSGGWEFVNKWTIDVPLNAGANTIRFSNPAAFGPDIDALIVSRHTEAEAAGNTLASGATVSACGPCSGGSKVTGLGGGGSVRFNGLTATAAGNHTVRVDYAATVDSTAQVSVGGAAPVTVEFPSTGGATATATVTLGLGLNAGAGNTVTVTGGSGAAPDIDRITVTN, encoded by the coding sequence GTGATCCCAGGTTCGAGACGCCGCCGGCGGCCCGCCGCACTGGCCGCAGCCGCCGTCGTCGTCACCACGTCCGTCGTCGCGTCGCTGATGACGACCGACATCGGCGTGGTGCCGGCGCAGGCGCTGACCACGCACACCGTCACGTCCCCGGACGGCGAGATCACCTTCGCCGTCCACGAGCAGGCGTCCGGCGCGCTGACCTACGAGGTCACCGCCGGCACCACCACGATCTTCGAGGAGTCGCCGCTGGGCATCGCCACCAGCGGCGTCGACTTCTCGACCGGCCTGGCGTACGCGTCGCAGAGCCGCACGACCATCGACGACACCTACACGCTGCCCGCCGGCACGAAGCCGTCGTACCGCGACCACGCCAACGAGCTGGTGCTCAGCTACACCAAGGGCGGCCAGACCATGCGGCTGGTGGTGCGCGCCTACGACGACGGCGTCGCCTACCGCTACGAGCTGCCCGGCGGCAGTGGCGCCGTCAGCATCACCGACGAGACGAGCGGGTTCCGGCTGCCGGCGCCCACCGGCGGCTGGGCCGCGGTGTGGAACGGCAACTACGAGCAGGACTACGTCTACCGGTCCGCGGCCGGACTCAACGACGGCACCGAGCTGACGATGCCGCTACTGGCCTCGATCGACGACAACGCCTACTTCACCGTCATCTCCGAGGCGAACGTCTACAACGCCGACGCGAGCTACGCGCCGTCGCTGCTCAAGGGCAGCCAGGCCAACGACGGCCTGCTGAACGTGGAGCGGACGCCGGACCAGGCGTTCCCGATCTCGAGCACGTACCCGTTCCAGACGCCGTGGCGGGCCGCGGTCATCGCCGCCGACCTGGACACGCTGGTCAACTCCGACCTCGTGCAGCACCTCAACCCGCCGGCAACGGCCGATGCGGACTGGGTGAAGCCGGGCCGGGCGGCCTGGTCCTGGTTCAGCGACGGCGACAGCGCGGCCGACCTCGACAAGCAGAAGCAGATGGTCGACTTCGCCGCGTCCATGGGCTTCGAGTACGTCACCGTCGACTGCTGCTACGACCCCGACGTCGACCTGCCGGCCATCTCGCAGTACGCCGCCCAGCGCAACGTCGACATCTTCGCGTGGGTCACCGCCGAGCCGTTCGCGACGCCCGCCCAGGCCGACGCGCTGGTCTCCGAGCACAAGGCGTACGGCGTCGTCGGGCTCAAGGTCGACTTCTTCCTCAACGACTCGCAGGAGGTCATGGGCTGGTACCAGTCCATCGGCGACGCCGCCGGCGAGCACGAGCTGATGCTGAACTTCCACGGCAGCACCAAGCCGGGCGGCGAGAACCGCACCTGGCCGTGGGTCGTGACGTCCGAGGCGGTCGCCGGCACCGAGCACTACCTGTACCCGCCGCCCACGACGGCCCGGCTGGACGCCACGTTCCCGTTCGTCCGCAACCCCATCGGCGGCATGGACTACACGCCGACGATGATCTCGCTCAACGGCTCGATCCTCACCCAGGCGCACACCCTGGCGCAGGCCGTCGTGTTCACGTCGGGCATGGTCAACTACTCCGACTCCGCCGCCGCATACGAGCAGTGGCCGGGCCGGCACCTCATGCGGGCGGTCCCGACGGTGTGGGACGAGACCCGCGTGGTCGAGGGCTTCCCGGGCGACCACGTCACCATGGCCCGGCGCAGCGGCGACGACTGGTTCATCGGCGCCATGACCGACCCGGCCCGGACCGCGTCGGTGCCGCTGTCCTTCCTCGGCTCGGGGACCTACACCGCGACGATCTTCGGTGACGACGCCAACGGCCGGGTGTCGTCGGTGACGACGCAGCAGGTCACCAGCGCGTCGACGCTGTCCCTGCCGATGATCGCCACCGGCGGCGCCGCCGTGCACATCTCGAAGACCCCGCTGGCGCAGATCGGCAGCGGCGACGTGCGCTACGAGGCCGAGGCGCCGGGCAACACGCTGTCCGGTGGCGCCGTGACCGACAACTGCAAGGGCTGCTCCGGCGGCGCCAAGGTCGGGTTCCTCGGCAACGGCGGCGCGGTGCAGTTCAACAACGTCATGGCCGGGGTGGCCGGGACGCACGAGCTGACCTTCACCTACACCTCCGGCGACCCGCGCTCGATCCAGATCGAGGTCAACGGGTCGGTCGTCGGCACCGAGGCGCTGAAGGACTCCGGCGGCTGGGAGTTCGTCAACAAGTGGACCATCGACGTGCCGCTGAACGCCGGCGCGAACACGATCCGCTTCTCCAACCCGGCGGCCTTCGGCCCGGACATCGACGCGCTCATCGTGTCGCGGCACACCGAGGCGGAGGCGGCCGGCAACACCCTGGCCAGCGGCGCGACGGTGTCAGCCTGCGGTCCGTGCTCGGGCGGGTCGAAGGTGACGGGGCTCGGCGGTGGCGGCTCGGTGCGGTTCAACGGGCTGACGGCGACAGCGGCCGGCAACCACACCGTCCGGGTCGACTACGCCGCGACGGTGGACAGCACGGCGCAGGTCAGTGTGGGTGGTGCCGCCCCGGTTACCGTCGAGTTCCCGTCGACCGGCGGCGCGACGGCGACCGCGACGGTCACGCTCGGGCTCGGCCTCAACGCCGGCGCGGGCAACACGGTCACCGTCACCGGCGGCTCCGGCGCTGCGCCTGACATCGACCGCATCACCGTCACCAACTGA
- a CDS encoding helix-turn-helix domain-containing protein, with product MPARDGLRQQERLYAVPRRQITAALGAPVTRRLVVTDAGYSPASVGFGVAGCDGARQTLVAVCASGSGWAEVSGRRHRIGAGAALVVPAGTPHAYGGSPSSPWTVWWCRLRGSDVPELVEALGSPVVPIRRLDRAVALADEIVARLARDDDGGPARLVGVAGTAWKLLTQLIADRAATPPAADDPLERAMAYLASRLDGTVRVPELAALVGVSTSHLTTLFRRATGGGVHAYHTTLRMERARLLLTTTEATVGEIARDVGYGDPFHFSRQFRQAHAMSPTDFRRRSSG from the coding sequence GTGCCAGCCCGCGACGGTCTACGCCAGCAGGAGCGGCTGTACGCCGTGCCGCGGCGGCAGATCACGGCGGCACTGGGCGCCCCTGTCACACGGCGGCTGGTGGTCACCGACGCCGGCTACTCCCCCGCGTCCGTGGGGTTCGGGGTGGCCGGCTGTGACGGTGCGCGGCAGACCCTGGTGGCGGTGTGCGCCTCCGGCAGTGGCTGGGCCGAGGTGAGCGGCCGCCGTCATCGCATCGGGGCCGGCGCAGCCCTGGTCGTCCCGGCCGGGACGCCGCACGCCTACGGCGGGTCGCCGTCGTCGCCCTGGACGGTGTGGTGGTGCCGGCTGCGCGGCAGCGACGTGCCCGAGCTGGTCGAGGCGCTGGGCTCCCCCGTCGTGCCGATCCGCCGGCTCGACCGTGCGGTCGCGCTGGCCGACGAGATCGTGGCCCGCCTCGCCCGCGACGACGACGGCGGTCCGGCGCGGCTGGTCGGGGTGGCCGGCACGGCGTGGAAGCTGCTGACCCAGCTGATCGCCGACCGCGCCGCGACTCCGCCGGCGGCGGACGACCCGCTCGAGCGGGCCATGGCGTACCTGGCCTCGCGGCTCGACGGCACCGTGCGGGTGCCGGAGCTGGCCGCCCTGGTGGGTGTGTCGACGTCGCACCTGACGACGCTGTTCCGGCGGGCCACCGGCGGCGGGGTGCACGCCTACCACACGACGCTGCGCATGGAACGGGCCCGGCTGCTGCTGACCACCACCGAGGCGACGGTCGGCGAGATCGCCCGCGACGTCGGCTACGGCGACCCGTTCCACTTCTCGCGCCAGTTCCGCCAGGCGCACGCGATGAGCCCGACGGACTTCCGCCGGCGCTCTTCCGGTTGA
- a CDS encoding ROK family protein — protein MPIQRGGPVEGTPAEGAVFLSALTAGPIARVDIARETGLSSAAVTRVAKLLIDEGYLEYAPDQPQQNNGDETRMGRPSSPLQVHARQTGSFGIIVRRDELIGMVCDLAGAPRVSERRPLPDNSVDATVAAIAAFHRELVARAEDVGFVVAPHDLGLSLSGDIDHDTGYVRYSPFLGWRDVDLGAAVSIAVGAPVVVENDVKALTVAEQWFGLGRGITNFAVVTIGTGIGCALVVDGSLVRGAHSVAGEIGHLPLGDPAVRCHCGAHGCVEAEASTKALLDSCRAVTGRDDLTIESAVELARTGDDGVRAIFARAGRLIGLALASVANLLGPERVIVAGEGVSSFDLFETALREAFAEQAFGAAHQVPIHVRDLPFEEWARGAAAVAIQELVFPSRQRVTADVRRRPGVRRV, from the coding sequence GTGCCGATCCAGCGAGGCGGCCCGGTCGAGGGAACCCCGGCCGAGGGCGCCGTCTTCCTCTCCGCGTTGACCGCCGGGCCCATCGCCCGCGTCGACATCGCCCGCGAGACCGGGCTGTCGTCGGCCGCCGTGACGCGGGTGGCGAAGCTGCTCATCGACGAGGGCTACCTCGAGTACGCCCCGGACCAGCCCCAGCAGAACAACGGCGACGAGACCCGCATGGGCCGGCCGAGCAGCCCGCTTCAGGTGCACGCCCGGCAGACCGGGTCGTTCGGCATCATCGTCCGCCGCGACGAGCTGATCGGCATGGTGTGCGACCTCGCCGGTGCACCTCGGGTCTCCGAGCGCCGCCCGCTGCCGGACAACTCCGTCGACGCCACGGTCGCCGCGATCGCCGCGTTCCACCGCGAGCTCGTCGCCCGCGCCGAGGACGTCGGCTTCGTCGTCGCGCCGCACGACCTGGGGCTCAGCCTCTCCGGCGACATCGACCACGACACCGGCTACGTCCGCTACTCGCCGTTCCTCGGCTGGCGCGACGTCGACCTCGGCGCCGCCGTCAGCATCGCCGTCGGCGCCCCCGTCGTCGTCGAGAACGACGTCAAGGCGCTCACCGTCGCCGAGCAGTGGTTCGGGCTCGGGCGCGGCATCACGAACTTCGCCGTCGTCACCATCGGCACCGGCATCGGCTGCGCCCTCGTCGTGGACGGGAGCCTGGTCCGCGGTGCGCACAGTGTGGCCGGCGAGATCGGGCACCTGCCGCTCGGCGACCCCGCGGTCCGCTGCCACTGTGGCGCGCACGGCTGCGTCGAGGCCGAGGCGTCGACGAAGGCGCTGCTGGACAGTTGCCGCGCCGTCACCGGCCGCGACGACCTCACCATCGAGTCCGCGGTGGAGCTGGCACGCACCGGCGACGACGGCGTCCGCGCGATCTTCGCCCGGGCCGGCCGGCTCATCGGGCTGGCACTCGCGTCGGTGGCCAACCTGCTCGGCCCGGAACGCGTCATCGTCGCCGGTGAGGGCGTGTCCAGCTTCGACCTGTTCGAGACCGCCCTCCGCGAGGCCTTCGCGGAGCAGGCGTTCGGCGCCGCCCACCAGGTGCCCATCCACGTGCGCGACCTGCCGTTCGAGGAGTGGGCCCGCGGTGCCGCCGCGGTCGCCATCCAGGAGCTCGTTTTCCCGTCCCGCCAGCGCGTCACCGCCGACGTGCGCCGTCGCCCAGGGGTCCGTCGTGTCTGA
- a CDS encoding glycoside hydrolase family 97 catalytic domain-containing protein, translating to MSESSTWSVSHGANTIALTWFRGRLTWTALHDGVQVTAPAPLHLRTGDGRDLLSGATYRGDDTREVTEEYELVVGKRVGPHAVDHRERTIRFATAGDGGGEVAVVLRAAPDGVAFRFVLIGLDGVTVTGGDAGLRFPATAPVWPLTYTPWYETTRFTSTLDALEPGDYGFPFLVELAEDTFALVTEADLDGRYGGSFARYDGGGALTVTLADDVVLDGDSVATPWRVAIVGDLGTVVASHLVDDLAPPVAGGTVPVWARPGRAAWSWWSDFYSGAHLSKQLRMLDYAAARGWEYVLVDCGWDGVWMPELVSAASERGVGVFVWVVWDHLATPEQRRKLAEWASWGVAGVKVDFMESEAQARYRWYDEVIAECARVGLMINFHGSVIPRGWSRTYPHVMSYEAVRGAEYYVFYSEPLTPEHNTIVPFTRNVVGSADYTPVTFSAAARLTTEAHELALALVLESGLLNYADEIDEYAKRPIAEAAIERIRAHWDETRLLAGRPGEYVVLARRSGAEWFVGALSALAEPKPVTVDLTVLGLNTGEYTATIITDDDGGKLSRAIRPVTAADAVDLTLRPNGGALVLLAPPGGAGAAASRQPQPAAVAVAVADPIVRGVPGEPVEIAATVTGAEPHLVVPPGWDPPRPVRDGVWSVTVPADTEPGHVAVLAVHAGEPLGPRRSTLAHVRVVSPLGAQPASLVALTPVAAVNGSGPVERDMSNGEGNPADGRPMSVAGVHHPRGLGVCAPADVTWVLDGTAARLTASVGVDDESPAGTTATCAVVGDGRVLSTVEVAHGEPARELDVDLTGITRLRLVVQPPPAGAEPAHVDWIDPHVRPLT from the coding sequence GTGTCTGAGTCCTCCACCTGGTCCGTGTCCCACGGCGCGAACACCATCGCGCTCACGTGGTTCCGCGGCCGCCTCACCTGGACCGCGCTGCACGACGGCGTCCAGGTCACCGCACCCGCGCCGCTGCACCTGCGCACCGGCGACGGCCGCGACCTGCTGTCGGGCGCGACCTACCGGGGCGACGACACCCGCGAGGTGACCGAGGAGTACGAGCTGGTCGTCGGCAAGCGGGTCGGCCCGCACGCCGTCGACCACCGCGAGCGCACCATCCGCTTCGCCACAGCCGGCGACGGCGGTGGCGAGGTCGCCGTCGTGCTGCGGGCCGCGCCCGACGGCGTCGCCTTCCGGTTCGTCCTGATCGGGCTCGACGGCGTGACGGTGACCGGCGGCGACGCGGGCCTGCGGTTCCCGGCGACGGCGCCGGTCTGGCCGCTCACCTACACGCCCTGGTACGAGACCACCCGATTCACCAGCACGCTCGACGCGCTGGAGCCCGGCGACTACGGCTTCCCGTTCCTCGTCGAGCTGGCAGAGGACACGTTCGCGCTGGTCACCGAGGCCGACCTGGACGGCCGCTACGGCGGCTCGTTCGCGCGGTACGACGGCGGCGGCGCGCTCACCGTCACGCTCGCCGACGACGTGGTGCTCGACGGCGACAGCGTGGCGACGCCGTGGCGGGTCGCCATCGTCGGCGACCTCGGCACCGTCGTCGCGTCGCACCTGGTCGACGACCTCGCTCCGCCGGTGGCCGGCGGCACCGTGCCCGTCTGGGCGCGGCCGGGTCGCGCCGCGTGGTCGTGGTGGTCGGACTTCTACAGCGGTGCGCACCTGTCCAAGCAGTTGCGCATGCTCGACTACGCCGCCGCCCGCGGCTGGGAGTACGTGCTGGTCGACTGCGGCTGGGACGGCGTCTGGATGCCCGAGCTGGTGTCGGCCGCCAGCGAGCGCGGCGTCGGCGTGTTCGTCTGGGTCGTCTGGGACCACCTGGCCACACCGGAGCAGCGGCGGAAGCTCGCCGAGTGGGCGTCGTGGGGCGTCGCCGGCGTCAAGGTCGACTTCATGGAGTCCGAGGCGCAGGCGCGCTACCGCTGGTACGACGAGGTCATCGCTGAGTGCGCCCGCGTGGGCCTGATGATCAACTTCCACGGCTCGGTCATCCCGCGCGGCTGGTCGCGCACGTATCCGCACGTCATGAGCTACGAGGCGGTGCGCGGTGCCGAGTACTACGTCTTCTACAGCGAGCCGCTGACCCCCGAGCACAACACGATCGTGCCGTTCACCCGCAACGTCGTCGGCTCGGCCGACTACACGCCGGTGACGTTCTCGGCCGCCGCCCGGCTGACCACCGAGGCGCACGAGCTGGCGCTGGCCCTGGTGCTGGAGTCGGGGCTGCTGAACTACGCCGACGAGATCGACGAGTACGCCAAGCGGCCCATCGCCGAGGCGGCGATCGAGCGGATCCGGGCGCACTGGGACGAGACGCGGCTGCTGGCCGGGCGGCCGGGGGAGTACGTCGTGCTGGCCCGCCGCTCGGGCGCCGAGTGGTTCGTCGGCGCGCTGTCCGCGCTGGCCGAGCCGAAGCCTGTCACCGTCGACCTCACCGTTCTAGGCCTGAACACCGGTGAGTACACCGCTACGATCATCACCGACGACGACGGCGGCAAGCTCTCCCGGGCGATCCGGCCGGTGACCGCGGCGGACGCCGTCGACCTCACCCTGCGGCCCAACGGCGGCGCGCTGGTCCTGCTCGCCCCGCCCGGCGGCGCGGGGGCCGCTGCGTCACGACAGCCGCAGCCGGCAGCCGTCGCCGTCGCCGTCGCCGACCCGATCGTGCGCGGCGTCCCCGGTGAGCCGGTCGAGATCGCCGCCACCGTCACCGGCGCCGAGCCGCACCTCGTCGTCCCGCCCGGCTGGGACCCGCCGCGCCCAGTCCGCGACGGCGTCTGGTCGGTCACCGTCCCCGCGGACACCGAGCCCGGCCACGTCGCCGTGCTGGCGGTCCACGCCGGCGAGCCGCTCGGACCCCGTCGTTCCACCCTCGCGCACGTGCGCGTCGTCAGCCCCCTCGGCGCGCAACCCGCGTCGCTCGTCGCGCTCACCCCCGTCGCCGCCGTCAACGGCAGCGGGCCGGTCGAGCGGGACATGTCCAACGGCGAGGGCAACCCCGCCGACGGCCGGCCGATGTCCGTGGCCGGCGTGCACCACCCCCGTGGCCTCGGTGTCTGCGCCCCGGCGGACGTCACCTGGGTGCTCGACGGCACGGCGGCGCGGCTCACCGCGTCCGTCGGCGTCGACGACGAGAGCCCGGCCGGCACGACGGCGACCTGCGCCGTCGTCGGCGACGGGCGCGTCCTGTCCACCGTCGAGGTCGCGCACGGCGAACCCGCGCGCGAGCTGGACGTGGACCTCACCGGCATCACCCGGTTGCGGCTGGTCGTGCAGCCACCGCCCGCCGGCGCCGAGCCCGC